From the genome of Pelomonas sp. SE-A7, one region includes:
- a CDS encoding YCF48-related protein: MKRIVLPLLLAAAAMAASAAGFRDPLDQPAQASRLAPKASLSAVARVGAGLVVAGSRGHVLRSDDEGRTWQQASVPVSSDLVALSFPDALHGWAVGHDAVILASSDGGKSWQRQFDGRQLGPQGAESPLLDVWFDDASRGWAVGAFGQILSTGDGGKTWTGLPAAQSDNPKALHLYAVRRIAGSLYLAGEQGLLLRWDDKAQRFAALSQPYAGTLFGITGDGGLLLIHGLRGHALRSVDGGRSWEPVATGLQVGLTGSARTAEGHWLLASQAGHVLLSRDEGRSFQPLKLQRPLPISGLATVGQRGLLLVGPRGLQTQNLP, from the coding sequence ATGAAGCGCATCGTGCTCCCGCTGCTGCTGGCGGCGGCCGCTATGGCGGCCTCGGCCGCCGGCTTCCGCGACCCGCTGGACCAGCCGGCCCAGGCCAGTCGCCTGGCGCCCAAGGCCTCGTTGTCGGCGGTGGCGCGGGTCGGCGCCGGCCTGGTCGTCGCCGGTTCGCGCGGCCATGTGCTGCGCTCCGACGACGAAGGCCGGACCTGGCAGCAGGCCTCGGTGCCGGTCAGCTCCGACCTGGTGGCGCTGAGCTTCCCGGACGCGCTGCACGGCTGGGCCGTGGGCCACGATGCCGTCATCCTCGCCAGCAGCGACGGCGGCAAGAGCTGGCAGCGCCAGTTCGATGGTCGCCAGCTGGGGCCCCAGGGGGCCGAGAGCCCGCTGCTCGATGTCTGGTTCGACGACGCGAGTCGCGGCTGGGCGGTCGGCGCCTTCGGCCAGATCCTGAGCACCGGCGACGGTGGCAAGACCTGGACCGGCTTGCCCGCGGCGCAGAGCGACAACCCCAAGGCCCTGCACCTGTATGCGGTGCGCCGCATTGCCGGCAGCCTCTACCTGGCCGGCGAGCAGGGCCTCTTGCTGCGCTGGGACGACAAGGCGCAGCGCTTCGCAGCGCTCAGCCAGCCCTATGCCGGCACGCTGTTCGGCATCACCGGCGACGGCGGCCTGCTGCTGATCCACGGCCTGCGCGGCCATGCGCTGCGCAGCGTGGATGGTGGCAGGAGCTGGGAGCCGGTTGCCACCGGCCTGCAGGTCGGCCTGACCGGCAGCGCCCGCACGGCCGAAGGCCACTGGCTGCTGGCCAGCCAGGCCGGCCATGTGCTGCTCAGCCGCGACGAGGGCCGCAGCTTCCAGCCACTGAAGCTGCAGCGGCCGCTGCCCATCTCCGGTCTGGCCACGGTCGGCCAGCGCGGCCTGCTGCTGGTCGGTCCGCGCGGCCTGCAGACCCAGAACCTGCCCTGA